ACTCAAAAACTTTACCCACTTTGATAAACTCGGTGCAAAAGTAAAAGCCGACATCATTACAAATATAGAAACTGTTTTAACACTTTATAACAACCAAATGAAAAATGGAATCACAGTGGTCAGAGATTACCCAGAATCCATTTCACCTATTTACTGTTACCCTGATGATCTCATACAAGTTTGGACAAACTTAGTATTTAATGCCATTCAAGCCATGAACTACAAGGGCCAACTCATTGTTCATGTGAAAGAAAAACTATCTGCAACCAACCACATACCGTTGATAGAAGTGACAATTGAAGACAATGGCTGCGGGATTCCTGATGATATCAAAGAAAGGATATTTGAACCTTTTTTTACAACGAAAGAACTAGGAGAAGGGAGTGGTCTCGGTTTAGATATTGTTCGCCGGGTCATTCTGAAACATAACGGACATATAGAAGTAAACTCAAAACCGGGGAAAACAACATTTACAGTTCTCCTTCCTATTTAGAACTTTCTCCAAATAAATTTCTAATTTTACTTATCTAAAGTATAACTACCGTCAAATTATGAGATTAAATCTAAACTTTGGCCGAACGAAAAAAAGATTTTTTCCATCCACAGTAAGGATGATCAAATTTTTATTTACCTTTTTTCTAGGAAAACAAAAATACGAGTTGTGACTACAAAACCTAAAAACGTCGCCATCATCCTTTCTCTTCTATTACTTACCTTACAGATTCTAATTCGAGTTGATACATTCTATTTATCTGACCCATTAGTAAAAATGATTCAAGTGATTTCGCTTTGGAATCAAAATTGGTCTACAGAAGGAATCCTTTATTCAGCTAAAGATTTTGATCCTCTTTTTTTAATGAGTCCCCTCAATGAAGGATTTGTTTTTTTACATGAAGGACGATTGATTGGACAATATCCAATTGGACTCACTTTCCCCTATTCTTTACTTGGTTTTTTACCCTTAAATTTTCTTCCTTACTTCAATGTTGTTTTTTTTGCCCTATTTTTGAGAATATTATTCAAAAACGGAATCAAAACATCGGTGGTTCTTCTTGTAGCATTCGGAACCGTCACATTTCCACTGTTAGTGGATTTTTCGGAGAATGGATTATTTTTAGTTCTTTCTGGTTATGGTTATGTTTTTTTATATAAAGCTTTTTTAGACGATAAAAAAGAAAATTGGATTTTAGGAAACATATTTCTCGGATTATCTCTTTGGCTTAGATTGGAAGGGATTCTTTTGTTTATTTCCATACAATCGACAATTTTTCTAATTTATTATTTTGTAAAAAAACAATCTTTTATAGAAGCAATCCATCCGAAAAGGTATTCTATTTTTTTCTTGTTTATTGTTCTATTTTTAATTTGGAATACGGTTAGTTATTCCCATCCACTTGGCACAAGATATCTCACCAACTTCGGAAAGTTTGAAAAACAATTCTACGAACAAATTAAGATTTTTTTATCTATCGCATTTACCTACCCGAGACAATCCGCCTGGTCTTTAGGTTTTTTTCTCCATACTCCTATTTTTATTTATCTTTTCATCAAGTTACGAAAAACTCAAATTCTTAAAAACTTAAATATAACATTCCATTTATCGATTGTTATCTTATTTTTATTTTTTGTAGCTTTTACCTCGCCCAATGACGGAATCACTCTCACCGGAAGATATTTACTTGTTTTAGTATACCCTCTCTCCTTTCTTTTAAACGAAAAGATGGATGAATTACAAACCAACAAAGTTCTATTCAAATTACTTTATACCTGGTCATTTGTTTGTACAACTCTGATCATGGTTGTTTTTTATCTTTCAAGTAAGGAACTAAAAAAATTACGTTCGGAATTGGCCCAATTCCATTCGCCGCTTATTGTCACCACAAATGAAATATTATCCGGAAGTTTTGGTTTAGATCTATTAAATCAGAAAGTAATTTCTATTCGGAGAAAAGAAGTCGTAAAATATTTTTACGATAATATTAACAAAATGGCTCCAAAAGAATTTATGGTTTTGACCGTGGGAAAAGAAACCAAATACAATACGGAAGAAAAAGATGTATTTTCGGCTATCTTATTTGATTCAAAAGAAGCAGGTTACAACTGCGAGAAA
This sequence is a window from Leptospira kanakyensis. Protein-coding genes within it:
- a CDS encoding LA_3751/LA_3752 family putative glycosyltransferase, with the translated sequence MTTKPKNVAIILSLLLLTLQILIRVDTFYLSDPLVKMIQVISLWNQNWSTEGILYSAKDFDPLFLMSPLNEGFVFLHEGRLIGQYPIGLTFPYSLLGFLPLNFLPYFNVVFFALFLRILFKNGIKTSVVLLVAFGTVTFPLLVDFSENGLFLVLSGYGYVFLYKAFLDDKKENWILGNIFLGLSLWLRLEGILLFISIQSTIFLIYYFVKKQSFIEAIHPKRYSIFFLFIVLFLIWNTVSYSHPLGTRYLTNFGKFEKQFYEQIKIFLSIAFTYPRQSAWSLGFFLHTPIFIYLFIKLRKTQILKNLNITFHLSIVILFLFFVAFTSPNDGITLTGRYLLVLVYPLSFLLNEKMDELQTNKVLFKLLYTWSFVCTTLIMVVFYLSSKELKKLRSELAQFHSPLIVTTNEILSGSFGLDLLNQKVISIRRKEVVKYFYDNINKMAPKEFMVLTVGKETKYNTEEKDVFSAILFDSKEAGYNCEKEERSSRVLARRCIQIDNR